DNA from Quercus lobata isolate SW786 chromosome 1, ValleyOak3.0 Primary Assembly, whole genome shotgun sequence:
GGTTGACTAAAGGAAGTTGTTTAGGATCAGAATTAACAATCAAGATTGAATCTTGCTGAGTTCTTGGAACTaggatgaagaaaagaaaagaaaaaaatgtaaaggaaCTTGAATCCTAAGGATCTCAAGCTCTAATACCAAACTGATGCAGGGAATATGATGGGTTGTTTGTGTATGATTTAGAAATAGTGAAAGGGGTGAGTTGCTTAGAACAAAATGATAGGTGGATAAGTACCTCTACAAGAACATACAGTCCCAAATAGCACACAAAGGCCAACAATTCATTCAATTCCCAAAATTGATTTACAAAGAGCTTACATTCTACTACTTATACTAGTTGTTTGGCATTGGTAGCCTCTAGATGGTTGGCAAGTGTCTAAATCCTATCAGCTAATGCTTAAGAAATCATCTAATTAACTAACTAATTAGTTATAAAAGGATTAGAATATAGTTACTTGAAATTGCCCTGCATCAACCCTTAAAAAAGATAAGGATGGGCCTAAAGCCCAATCAGAGAACAATGATAGGCCTAATTCCCCTAGACAAAAACAAAGATTGGCCTAAGGCCCTATGACAAAACAAGATGGACCTAACACCCTAAGACAAACAAGGATGGTGTAGACACCTGATTACAACTTACATTTAATCGATATTGAGGGCAAAATAGTAATTTTGCATCAAGGGCATAATCATAATTTCAACATTTAGATCTTCAATTTTGTTATACAAAACAAATCGTGACACTCTAACAATCACAACGGCATGTCATGGGTCTTAATTGGACCACTAgatcaaaagttattttatttgttcattGATCATGGCACACCTATAGAATGGGCCCAGATCACGCTTGATTTTAAAcgcttaattttgattggtttcaacaaaaaataatttgaaattaattaagtCTAAATTTTGATTGggttgcattttattttatttttattttctaataaaaaaaatttcttatgcATACATTATTCAATAGATAATAAATTTGAGATTTAAGTTAGATTGTGATAAATTCCTTTTTGACACCTTATTTGCTCTCTTGAAAAACAAGTTGGTATTATTTGTTagtatagtttatattattttaatgagttgtatgtaaaaatagaaatcGGGATACtaggtgagttgtaaaatgagatgataaaatagataaagtaggttATTTTGAGGATGTATAATAGAGACTTTTTTGTATCCcgaatgctaatgctctaaggtTTCTAGACAAAATAAATATAGGCTTAAGACCCAAACAAAGGACATGACGTAGTTAAACCTCAAGACAAACTAGGAAGGACCTAAGGTGCAAATGGAgaacaaggtgggcctaaaggCCCCTAGACAAACAAAGGCGAGCCTAAAGCAAAACAAGATGGGCCTAATCCCCTAAAAAAGACAAGAatgggcctaaggcccaatCTGAGAACAATAATAGGTCTAATTCCAATACCCTAGACAAAATCAAAGATAGGCTTAAGGCCCTATGACAAAACAAAATAGGTCTAACACCCCAAGACAAATAAGAATGAGCCTAAGGGCCAAACAAAGAACTAGATGAGCCTAAAACCCTCtagatgaaggaaaaaaatagacTTAATTCCCCTAGACAAGGTAAATATAGATTTAAGTctcaaacaaaactaaaaaaaatacaagttggACACAAGCCCCTTGCCAAAACTAGAAATGAAAGACTTGAATCATCAGAGAACTTGCTTTATAACTTTGACGACTTGctgattttgtaatttattgtatcataatttgtttaattgaaacttaattaataaactcattgcataaaaaatttggggtctaaataagatttttcaaataagGTTTTAGTGCGTCAAATTGGAAGTATAGCTAAGGATTTTGACGAATAAGTTTTGTGCTAGCTACGGCTTACTGGCAATATTCCTAAGCCATGACGAAGGTGAATCGGATTTGGAAAAGCTAAAATAAAGTAGGAGAAGAATAACAAAGGGACTTTTCATgcaaaaactaatttatttagttgagaAAGATATCCAGATTGGGAAATATGCATCCCTTGTCAATAGGTTTTCTGCTTTTGGGTCCAAAGAATACCAGCACATAACAAGTTAACTCAATTCCTAACTTTCTTGATAGATTTTCTCAAATAAGATGATTGGTCAGCCAAATGGGTTTTCCCTTGGAATCCAGTTCCTTATTGAATCTTTATGTAATTCCTTACCTTTCTTttcataaaaggaaaagaagattcATGTATACCTTTGAACATTGGTTCAATTAAATATTACTTCATAAATACTTGTGTTGGAGCAACAAAcctaagaaaacaaaaaagttggGAGAAAATCAACATGGGTTTCTGCTATTTCTTATGGTTCTTGTTGTTTTGCATGTTATTAGAAGGACAAATAAAGGGGGTCTCAGGCCTGGGTGTTAACTGGGGAACTCGTTTAACGCATCCAGTCCCACCAAAAATAGTAGTCAGGCTATTGAAAGACAATGGATTTAATAAAGTGAAGCTGTTTGAAGCAGATCCTGGGGCACTCCAAGCTCTTGGGAGATCTGGTATTGAGGTTATGCTTGGGATACCCAATGAGTTCTTAGCATCGCTTGCAAGCAGTGTCCGAGTTGCCGAGGACTGGGTAGCTAAAAATGTCTCCAACTACATATCCAAATATGGGACCAATATAAGGTAAACCCTTTATCTTGTTTTTTCTCAAGCCTGACGTTTcccaaaattcaatattttcatTTCTAAGACAAGCATCTGCATGGCTAAGGCATGAACTTATTCTGAATAGATGAACACTGATTACTAGTTTTCAAGAAGTCACCCTGTACGTTTTCGTTTGGGTAAAGGCACAGAgctcttctttgtttctttcttcttctctctcttttttttttttttttttgaaacaaacatATGGAGAAGGAAAGAGATTCTAATACAAAGGCACatcacaactccactcaatagTTATGGTAACTTTTGTTTCCGTTTTTTGTTgcaaataattcaatttttaaggtttttttttaattttatttttttaaagaaataaactagtttttagttatttattacatatttaGAGTTTGTTTAGAAACAACTTATGATACTTTATAATAAATGTATAatagatttattataaactagtttattatatatttagaGTCTGTTTGTGAATAACTTATTTATTATAAAGTGTCATTTAtccaaatatttaattttaagctgtagttgttttttgtgtttttgttttaatttttaatttatttttatactttaaaattaaataacttaCAATTGTTAacttttagattttcaaaatattaataaaaaaaaaatttttgaatgtGTCATCATGTATATCAGTACTTTTTATTTGGTCTAATTGCTATGCGTGGCAATGCCTTGGGTTTAATATATTTTCCGACCCAATCCCGATGCTAATAGTATTGGCgttgaaatttttaaatgggtttagggtgagtttggatttaaatttttaagCGTGCTACGGTTTAAGTTTTGCACATTAGGTATTGAACCCATCCTGATTATGTATTTAAATAACTAAATTAcctgtattattatttttatttacataaaaaataagggTTTGTATATCAAAAGCAGTAAGTGTGtttccctttattttaaaaaattacttattatttaatttagcGTAAGAGTGCTTACTAATatgcttaaatttaaaaaaacaatattatagaTATACAACTTTCGGTTAACTTGTCCTGATCTACTTGTTTAACTCAACTTAATTAAATGAATGggtggttttgtattttttaaatacaaaaagaatgaatttgTGATGGAATTTCTGAAATTAAATAGACTTTGATATACGGAAATATTAAAAGAGTTTGGGTTTGAAAAGTACTGAACCCTTACCCATTGTCATTCCTACATTTTATAGGCCTTTCTATATATGTCCTGTTGAAGAATTACAGGCCTTTCTATATATGTCCTATTCATTTTCAATGTAAGGACTAGAAATTTGCTATACGTGTATTGTTGAATTTATTTCCTATCATGTTTAACATAAGATTGATGTGAAAATTGAGAAGCATGTTGAGAATATACACATGAAAATCATTGTTGAGAAATGTAATCCAACAATTGAGAATGACAACATATTGATCCAATACAATTTGAATTcaactatatatacacacttagGTTCCTtattactttctcaaaaaaaaaaagaaaaaaagaaaaaaaaaaaaggagggttCCTTGTTACTTACTTATTGATCatgtattaataaaaaaaattttagaaggGAAATATTAATTGCAATTGATTGCATTAATTAAACTGTGTTTAACATATGTTATGCATGTATCCACACAGCTATGTAGCAGTGGGTAATGAACCTTTTCTTAAGACATACAAAGACAAATTTCTACAAACCACATTTCCAGCTCTCAAAAATGTTCAAGCAGCCCTCATAAAAGCCGGCTTAGGCCGGCAAGTGAAGGTGACAGTCCCATTAAATGCAGATGTGTACCAGACCGACACTGATCTTCCTTCTGGAGGTGACTTCCGGTCGGATATTCGTACTCTCATGATTTCCATGGTCAAGTTCCTCAGTGACAGTGGTTCTGCCCTCGTCATCAACATCTACCCATTTCTCAGCCTCTACGCAGACCCCCATTTTCCAAAAGATTATGCCTTTTTCAATGGCAATTCTACCCCAATTGTTGATGGCTCTATCTCTTACACCAATGTGTTTGATGCAAACTATGACACCCTTATTTCAGCTCTTGAAAAGAACGGTTTTGCATCAATGCCTGTTATCATTGGTGAAGTTGGATGGCCAACTGATGGTGACATCAATGCTAACATAGAGTATGCAAAAAGATTCAATCAAGGCTTACTTGATCGAATAATTAAAGGTCAAGGCACACCCAAGAGGCGTACTCCACCAGATATCTATTTGTTTGGCCTTATTGATGAAGATGCTAAGAGCGTAGATCCAGGTAATTTTGAAAGGCATTGGGGTATATTCTATTATGATGGAACTATTAAATATGCTTTGGATTTGGGCAATGGACGTGGTCTAGTTGCGGCTAAAGGAGTAAAGTATTTGGCTAGGGAATGGTGTGTAATGTCACCTCAGGCAAATCTTTTGGACCCAAATTTGACAAACAGTGTAAACTACGCATGCACTTATGCTGATTGCACCTCTCTTGGATATGGAACAAGTTGCGGTACATTGGATGCTAGAAGCAATGCTTCTTATGCTTTTAACATGTACTACCAGACCTTGGATCAGCGAAAAGATGCATGTAAATTTAATAATCTATCAACCATTACAAAATTGGATCCATCTCAGGGTACATGTCGATTTGAGATAATGATCGACCTTGGGACGCACCAGCTTCCGCCATCTCGTTCTTCTTCATTGGCTGTTGGAAGCAACCGAAACTCACTACTCTTGGCGCTTCTTATTGGGCTCATCACATTGATTACATATGTATAACTTGGATTGATTTTCACAACTGGATGAATTTTCATGCACATATCACATCCGATTTCTAAACTATatcaatttattcatttttatttttattttttatctttgtctttttttaatttttactcgAGAGGGTATTTGTATCTAGAAGAAATCGACTTAAATTCATTCCTTATTCACTATATGAATATTCTTTGTTCCTTGTCCAAATATTACAAGACAATTCCTAGAGTTACTTTCATCATGCATGTCTCAAAacttgtaaaaatattaattaactaATCTTAAAAATAGCTTAGCATGGACTTCATTTCACGTTGTGATTTGTGACGCCATTTCCTGCGTAAGTTGGAGCCGATTGTATTGTGCTCTCAACTCTCTCATGCACCACAAAAGTTACCAAGCTTTCTAATCATTATGTGGAAGTCGTAACTCATTACGTCTTGACAAACATATCAACCAAAGCTGTAGCCACAAAATTAATGCTGAGTAACAAACGTGATTTGAATATATCTAGTTTTAATTTCATTGTAACtatataattagtttttttttttttttttttaaactttataattcaataattacaaggagaagtttatctattttacattatcaCTTTATCAATACACCCTACATCCAATACTTCTACTACCTTATCactctatttatatattatggGAAATGCtgtaaacttttattaaaatgaagaaaaacaGTTTACATTTTGGATAAGAGCTCAGCTAAGGAAACAAGGACCCTCTTCTAACCAAACTGAAAAATCATCTATGCCTAGAGCATATTTTGCTAATAGGTGAGCTGGCTTGTTGCCTTGCCGCTGGAGATGGGAAAATTCAACCTGTCTAAACTCCTGTGAATCTGATAAAGAGCTATAAATGATGGCAGCCACATTatctaattaaatatttttattcaattttacaTTATCATTTTAATAATACATCCTACATCTTATACTCCTTTCTTTTTGAGAGATTAAAATAActtgaattgaataaaataataatatttaagatATAAATGTTGCTACAATaacatctaaaaataaatattgctACAATAACATCTTAAAAAAAGATGTTACcattaaaacaagaaaacaatTTCAGCAATATTAGAGCTAGAGCATCAGAtatcgtttaaaaaaaaaattgcgttatcataaaatgaaaattagcTAAAAACAAGATTTAGAGTATtggatgagaatgctctaaaaGCTAAAGGTATAAAGTGAAATAAAAAGTAAGTTGaacaattgaataattataaaccacaattttcttcaataaaatCCTATTCATAATTTCTTAAGAAAGCAAATGAGCAAAATCCCAAATACCTAAAATTATCAAACTACCTCTAAGACCtccaaaataactaaaatacccaacaaaaaaataaaatgaacaaagtgcttctgaaacataaaaaataatcaaaatatctCTTAAACCtccaaaatggcaaaaaacaCCCTCGAAACCTCGAAATTGGTCAATATAGACTTCAAACAACCAAAATGACTAATAAGAGCCCCATAATGACAAAAGAACACTAAAACCTCTCCAAAATGACCAATATATCCCCtgaaaatttattctttttcaaataaattatcatattttCATGAGTAGATCAAGAATATAATATTTCCACCATCTCATGAGGtaatcaaattacaataatatatgATAATTTAAAACTCTTTGTAATCTTACATTCTTATAATATTGTGTACAAATAAACCACCCATAATCTCTcacatttcttgtatttttcatAACATTTGGTAAACTAAACTAATTATATAGTTACGTCAAAAGTTTTATAACTTAATGAGTTGGTACTCTTTAATGTTTTCAACAGAAATATCGATATTTCTAGTCCCTTGTAACGTTTTGGTTATGCaaaatcccttttttttaaaaaatttatttttagtgtaATCTAGGGCACACGACGCAAGACCCACAAAGGGGCATATACCAAGAGATTCCAAATCCAGAATGGTGAGAGACCTACAAGTTGACTTTGGTTAGTTGACTTgtcataataattattaattctttctttGGGTAAATAACACTAATTTCTCCTTTAGGCTTTAATTAGCCTCCAATTTTCATAATGAAGTTTCACCTCTTTGAGGTTTTGATTTAAGTAACAAATATCACCTATGATTATTTATGTGTTATTACAAATCTCAAAAGGTTTTGTCTATTTAAAAGAAATGTGCTTCATTATAGTTGGTAAAACCTATGATCATTTAGGTGTTATTACAAATCTCAAAGGCTTTCATCTATCTAAAAAGAAATGTTCTTTATTATGGTTGGTAAGATTTTTGAAGTAATACTTACTAGGTGGTTTTGTAGTCATTGGCTATAGCcaaatttgtagccaaacttaATCCATAAAATGAATGTATTTCATTATAGTTGGTAAAATGTTTGCAAATCTAAGTGTTTTATAATGCTCTTTAGTTTTATTTGGAGtgttttatatcttttatggTAGGCCGTCTTATGAGCTTGCACTAAATGAAGAATAGAAACGTGATTAAGCTTCTCCATGATTGGGAGGAAGAGGTTAAACAAAATTAACTTGAATTAGGGACAGCTATTCGAAATCTTAGTGAAAGGTTAGATTGGTTATCTCATTTTTGCTTttcataaaaaaacaataattgaaatggAGGGTTTCTTCAAACAACAAGTAACTAGGTCaactattcaaattttgattgaagaaattgccatttaaatatcaatttaataatctaaacattaaaattttttcattgcCTTTGGGATTATATAGTTTCATGTGATACTTGaatatctaatttttaaagTCTATAAAATTTCCCATGTTTGTTAACTACAtactaatttataattatactttataaaaaactagtttataattataattaatgacGAATGGGATATCTAGGATTCAATTCCCACCTACACAAAAAGCTAATTGGTgttttagtttgatgataaaaaatgcAATTATCAAAAAcagacgtcataagttgaaactctatattaaaaaaaaaaaaaattaatgatgaATCTTTCAAATGAGCCTAAGagtgaaagattttttttttttaagacaaaaaagtgaaagacaaatatttataatgaaaCTCAAAAGTTGAAACATTAAtcgtaagaaaaaaaaaatatatatatatatatatatttcaaaatgacaaagtttagttataaaattagttgtagccttaaaactataaccttactcaatatctttttactaaaggtgaattttgacaaatccaccattagaatACATCATcatcttatatccttcatactcgcaaaatttatagaaaattaaagatcaatagttatgttatcaataaattttttaaattgcaagtttttgtaatttaaaattatgtataaaatataaactcataatcatatggtaaataatatccaattaacataaaatttgacatgtatattaagaacataaagaacatataatttaacggataaattttcaaaatatgtagtaatatttattttactgaGTAAGGTTGTTgttttaggttacaaccaattttgtagctgaATTTTGTCATTTGTAACTAAGAGCTCAGTGGCGAGTAGAGGCGTAGAGGGGATCGATACAGTAATAACTAAAGGGttatttggattgagggaggaGGGAGGAGAAGTAGAGTAGTGTAgaattggcacaaaattagcctatttttagtcaactctattctactcccctccactccttctccctcaatccaaacaagccCCAAGATTATtgtctttttgaattgaaaataaagGAATAGGCAAGCTTCGAAAATTGACAACGACTTAATGCCCAATTGCATGCCCtatatttcctttttatttatttatttttgaaaaaacaattCCATGCCTTATCACAGTATCTCTGTGTCCAAATCTCCAACAAtccataatatatttattttgggtaagtgatttttttttttttttttttacaagtggccataaaaggaaaaagaaaaaaaagaaaaaagagaggctACAATCATCAATAGAAATGACATGTCCTGTTAGGACATTCACttgattaattaaatcaaagaaacaaaaaacaaatctcatctTTTAATGGTAGTAGTCAATTCCGCCTAGACTTTTATCCATTCTCATTCGATCATGTGGGAGAgttagtcaaaataaaaaattttacattggATTTAGGGATAATCACGTTCAAACTATGACTTTCACCAAATTACACTCCAAATGTTGtcggtaaaataaataaataaaagatattaaaaaaaattaaaaatttgtggTCACCGAAAAGTGAGGGAAAAGAGTTAGATGAAAGAGGGGGTAAAATCGCAAATCAAGCTAGGATAATCGCCTAAaccattaaatatataaataaattttttttttggttaaaagtgAAAGACAGTGACAAATTGATTAGTAAGAGATTTGGAGTGGAGGGTCCTTGcatttcttgctttttttttttttttttttttttttttttcatgtttttctttcctattttttaGGAGAGTTTTAGGTTTTGGTGACGGTCGGGTTTGCACTGCATCGATTCCAATCTctcatatataaacaaattattaaacacaaatcattgggtatttttggtttctaaataataataatagtagcaTTAGgaagagtaaatttttttttttttataattattttgaggTGGGTTGTGTCTGGTATGTTAAGGTGGATCATAAAAGGGCAGAGGCAGAGGGAGACGCATTGGTTGTTGTTTTTTGCTCAACAATCACACATGGCTACGTGCtctagtagtagtagtagttgtAATTGTTATgttctaagaaattaggaactaatgtattagaacttcaatttgtattatgttggcaaaccataatcaaaacatagagtctaggtttagacttgctcaaagtatgtttatttgtaaaattggaatcgtgtgattgcagaatttattgaactaaatctgcaaggctcgttcgattgaaaattagactcgatcaatcgaaccacgtgcagatttatttttctgcagaattccagttcagcccaaactctacttaaacgtattaGGGTTCAAGTAAAACTCTCCTATATATAAGAGAAACCCTAGAACGTTTTTTagagattagagtgcctcttgtgcctcttttgtattttagggttttgtatccaaaggctctctaaaggttaggttgctcatattgctgtttgtgtaaatctcttgtgagatctg
Protein-coding regions in this window:
- the LOC115974433 gene encoding glucan endo-1,3-beta-glucosidase 6-like — protein: MGFCYFLWFLLFCMLLEGQIKGVSGLGVNWGTRLTHPVPPKIVVRLLKDNGFNKVKLFEADPGALQALGRSGIEVMLGIPNEFLASLASSVRVAEDWVAKNVSNYISKYGTNISYVAVGNEPFLKTYKDKFLQTTFPALKNVQAALIKAGLGRQVKVTVPLNADVYQTDTDLPSGGDFRSDIRTLMISMVKFLSDSGSALVINIYPFLSLYADPHFPKDYAFFNGNSTPIVDGSISYTNVFDANYDTLISALEKNGFASMPVIIGEVGWPTDGDINANIEYAKRFNQGLLDRIIKGQGTPKRRTPPDIYLFGLIDEDAKSVDPGNFERHWGIFYYDGTIKYALDLGNGRGLVAAKGVKYLAREWCVMSPQANLLDPNLTNSVNYACTYADCTSLGYGTSCGTLDARSNASYAFNMYYQTLDQRKDACKFNNLSTITKLDPSQGTCRFEIMIDLGTHQLPPSRSSSLAVGSNRNSLLLALLIGLITLITYV